A stretch of Syntrophorhabdales bacterium DNA encodes these proteins:
- a CDS encoding tetratricopeptide repeat protein — MKTFGVKGSIFGRSTGLIWCLVIATVIMTAPVRTLAQADRIYAENSKAVVVVIAVNAQAGVISQGSGFIVREDGAVVTNYHVVNAASKIKVKSGERVFDVEGLLYADIENDVAILKIDGSHLPTVRLGEPDRVQVGEKVFVISSPQGLENTVSEGILSGVRKVDETRKVLQITAAISPGSSGAPVFNSRGEAIGIATFLVAEAQNINFAMPVSLVKDKLASTKVVGAGEACSADFTKTAECWFYQGVAYGSNGMYERSVEAFVRAIQIKEDFSEAYFNLGVSYIGLGKYSEARDALEKAIRIKPDSAEAYENLGAVFAKLGMYDDAVRTLKKAIAINAEDSQAYYNLGVTYASVKDYKAAVEALKQAVRFRPDFAAAHGFLGATYARMKEYRMAADALKQSIRLNPDDPRTHYTLGETYLALKDRPSALDEYKILQKMDATMADRLFKQIYK, encoded by the coding sequence ATGAAAACATTCGGAGTCAAAGGTTCAATCTTCGGAAGGTCGACAGGACTGATATGGTGTCTCGTCATTGCCACGGTCATTATGACAGCGCCTGTTCGCACACTCGCGCAGGCGGACAGGATTTACGCGGAGAACAGCAAGGCTGTCGTTGTAGTTATTGCCGTCAACGCTCAAGCAGGGGTGATCAGCCAGGGGAGCGGCTTTATAGTTCGTGAGGATGGGGCTGTGGTCACCAACTATCATGTGGTCAACGCAGCCTCCAAGATAAAGGTGAAGTCAGGCGAGCGCGTCTTTGACGTGGAGGGCCTGCTCTACGCGGACATAGAAAATGACGTGGCTATTCTGAAGATCGATGGGAGCCATCTCCCCACGGTCCGGCTGGGAGAGCCTGATAGGGTTCAGGTGGGAGAGAAGGTATTTGTCATAAGCAGCCCGCAGGGCCTGGAAAACACTGTATCTGAGGGAATACTTAGTGGAGTCAGAAAAGTCGATGAAACCAGAAAGGTCCTTCAAATCACCGCTGCAATTTCCCCGGGTTCAAGCGGTGCTCCGGTATTCAACAGCAGGGGCGAAGCTATAGGCATCGCCACCTTCCTTGTCGCCGAAGCACAGAACATCAATTTCGCCATGCCTGTGAGTCTCGTGAAAGATAAACTCGCCTCCACAAAAGTCGTGGGAGCGGGCGAGGCGTGCAGTGCCGACTTCACGAAGACTGCAGAGTGCTGGTTTTATCAAGGTGTCGCCTATGGCAGCAATGGTATGTATGAAAGATCGGTCGAGGCTTTCGTCAGGGCGATACAGATCAAAGAAGACTTCTCAGAAGCCTATTTTAACCTTGGTGTCAGCTACATCGGCCTCGGCAAATACAGCGAGGCGCGTGATGCGCTTGAGAAGGCTATCCGGATCAAGCCGGACAGCGCAGAGGCATATGAAAATCTGGGTGCTGTTTTCGCCAAGTTGGGCATGTACGATGATGCGGTACGCACTCTGAAGAAAGCGATAGCCATAAACGCCGAGGACTCTCAGGCATATTACAACCTTGGTGTCACGTATGCGAGTGTGAAGGATTACAAGGCCGCGGTGGAGGCTCTGAAACAGGCTGTCCGATTCCGCCCCGACTTTGCGGCCGCCCACGGCTTTCTCGGCGCAACGTATGCGAGGATGAAGGAATACAGGATGGCAGCCGATGCATTGAAGCAATCCATACGCCTCAACCCGGACGATCCGAGAACACACTACACCCTTGGCGAAACATACCTCGCCCTCAAAGATCGGCCTTCTGCGCTGGACGAGTACAAGATACTGCAAAAGATGGACGCAACAATGGCCGACAGGCTGTTCAAACAGATATACAAGTAA
- a CDS encoding carboxymuconolactone decarboxylase family protein, with protein MKDLHKIYTVFKKDFPGINTAHEALGEKIHGESGPLPEKVRWLIKIAVSGASGHHLALETHIKKAREAGATDAEIKHALLLLIQTVGFPTFMEAYQVYKNLK; from the coding sequence ATGAAGGACCTGCACAAAATTTACACGGTTTTCAAGAAAGACTTTCCCGGCATCAACACTGCCCACGAGGCGCTGGGGGAGAAGATCCACGGCGAATCCGGACCGCTGCCGGAAAAGGTACGCTGGCTTATCAAGATCGCAGTTTCAGGAGCATCAGGACATCATCTCGCGTTGGAGACCCACATCAAGAAAGCCCGCGAAGCCGGAGCGACCGATGCGGAAATCAAGCATGCTCTTCTTCTCCTCATTCAGACCGTAGGGTTCCCGACATTCATGGAAGCCTACCAGGTCTACAAAAACTTGAAGTAA
- a CDS encoding DUF2284 domain-containing protein, with translation MTTAKRFAPYTKIALEKGIDHAVVVETSRVFTAPWVRMKCQYGCAGYGASLCCPPKTPTPDEMRKILDSYASGILLHRQIKRGDRLSERLTETAVTLERTLFLDGYYKAWALGSGPCGGCKTCNMKACVHSDEARPSMEGCGIDVFATARGYKLPIKVVKDHNDVRNSYALVLVE, from the coding sequence ATGACTACAGCTAAACGATTTGCGCCTTATACAAAAATTGCTCTGGAGAAAGGAATTGATCACGCGGTTGTCGTTGAGACTTCACGCGTTTTTACCGCACCATGGGTACGGATGAAGTGCCAGTATGGTTGCGCGGGCTATGGCGCAAGCCTTTGTTGTCCGCCGAAGACGCCAACGCCTGATGAGATGCGAAAGATTCTCGATTCCTACGCGTCCGGCATCCTGCTCCACCGGCAGATCAAAAGAGGGGACAGGCTTAGCGAACGTCTCACCGAAACTGCGGTTACTCTCGAGCGTACCTTGTTCCTCGACGGATATTACAAGGCATGGGCTCTTGGCAGCGGGCCCTGTGGTGGATGCAAGACCTGCAACATGAAGGCATGCGTTCACTCCGATGAGGCGAGGCCTTCAATGGAAGGCTGTGGCATTGATGTATTTGCTACGGCCAGAGGTTACAAACTCCCGATCAAGGTAGTTAAAGACCACAATGATGTGCGAAACTCTTACGCACTCGTGCTCGTCGAGTAG
- a CDS encoding tripartite tricarboxylate transporter substrate binding protein, with the protein MRSPAVRTTVLFVCLSLLILLPLAAHAQPADPKFPSHPITFINPVPAGAASDLCFRMASKEAEKFLGQPIVVINKTGGSFTVGIAAIASAKPDGYTIGYAGHPGMFVPPLTEKVPYHPVNDLREIMQFGIINIAVTVKGDSPFKTWKDIVAYARQNPKKLTYGSAGVGSFGHLALEQISRREKVQFTHIPFKGSPETQAALLGGHIMVGTGDFNYPLIESGEIRLILLVAEKRSPYYPDVPIMKDLGYDIPAPTFLNVAGPKAMPDEIVKKLDDAYSKAMKEPGFIKGMKDLRFTIFYRNGKELDEYVASNYEAFAKLLKEQGLLK; encoded by the coding sequence ATGAGAAGCCCGGCTGTGAGGACAACAGTTTTGTTTGTTTGCCTTTCCCTCTTGATTCTTCTTCCGCTCGCGGCGCACGCACAACCGGCGGACCCGAAGTTCCCGAGCCATCCCATTACGTTCATCAATCCTGTACCGGCAGGTGCCGCAAGTGATCTTTGCTTCCGCATGGCTTCAAAAGAAGCGGAGAAGTTTCTCGGCCAGCCGATCGTCGTGATCAATAAGACCGGCGGCTCGTTCACGGTAGGCATCGCTGCCATTGCCAGCGCGAAGCCTGACGGCTACACCATTGGTTACGCAGGCCATCCAGGCATGTTCGTTCCCCCCTTAACCGAAAAGGTGCCCTACCATCCTGTCAACGATCTCAGAGAGATCATGCAGTTCGGCATCATCAACATTGCCGTTACTGTCAAAGGAGACTCGCCATTCAAGACATGGAAGGACATCGTCGCTTACGCGCGACAGAACCCCAAGAAGCTGACCTATGGCAGTGCGGGCGTAGGGAGCTTCGGTCATCTGGCGCTGGAGCAGATCTCACGGAGAGAGAAAGTTCAGTTCACACACATTCCCTTCAAGGGCTCTCCAGAAACACAAGCTGCGCTTCTGGGAGGCCACATCATGGTGGGAACCGGCGACTTCAATTATCCGTTGATCGAATCCGGAGAGATACGCCTGATTTTGCTGGTTGCCGAAAAACGCTCGCCCTATTACCCCGATGTTCCGATCATGAAGGATCTCGGGTATGACATACCAGCGCCCACATTTCTCAACGTTGCAGGCCCCAAAGCCATGCCTGACGAGATCGTGAAGAAACTGGACGATGCGTACAGCAAAGCAATGAAGGAACCGGGCTTCATCAAAGGGATGAAAGATCTACGCTTCACCATCTTTTACAGAAACGGCAAAGAACTGGACGAGTACGTGGCGTCCAACTACGAAGCTTTTGCCAAGCTGCTAAAAGAGCAGGGGCTTCTGAAGTGA